From Candidatus Rubrimentiphilum sp., one genomic window encodes:
- the smc gene encoding chromosome segregation protein SMC, protein MKTFGFKTFADPTTLEFGGGITAIVGPNGSGKSNLIDAFRWGLGEQSSKSLRSGKMEDVIFAGNEKRKPLGLAEVTITFDNSDRRLAIDFEEVEIARRAYRAGEIEYYINRNQVRLRDVLDLLMGTGLGPGSYSIVSQGQIDAILTSKPTDRRALFEETAGIAKFLARKNESLRRLEQTEANAIRINDLIVELERRIPELDTQVRRARRYRKLNTRVRDLEILSYIRASASRRGERETLKAELSRNEELRGAGAAKAATLGAQLAQARTDAYRQELALEELRTKTQTVRADLARLEAEYAASQARREALEAQDTQTSQDAERVRQERETLEATIASLEARLGPLQAELEAARDGELAAQAALSHARGELDAIFTQLREVEAAASLSAARKAERRVQYQNARTESERFENDLRTANDAAERLQIAAGGATHRYGEREAQLNALETQLLDARGRIEDAEKLASAAQSDLAQAQTAHREYSSEVAAAQSRLHTIEELENAMEGHVPGTRAVVEAWQRGELRGIEGIVSNLIEIDEQYARAMDVAFGVRLSNIVTQTSEDAERAIDFLNVKEVGRATFLPLDTLKNRTGKELTAELRGMKGIIGYAHTLVRTAPQYESIVRFLVGSVLLVDTLQTGIDLVRNRGFRETIVTLSGEQIAGGGAITGGRYKRERSILSRRAQAQTLRERLTEMRTHLQQLESQLERNANESVKAIEARDAARAFFTRTELSLAEVRGEMATAAAEAERMQQDFAASQARIAELQAAAESARARELEFEKLPEEADDADRARLETLLREARERIAQAEAAQAEATRVAGELRERQAALGAEDHAARARFGLIDADVERARAAREQMHADIAHLNAQVQTGAAQLETLRVAVAETDANFEAARRERETLSDRVTQLESDVRTAELEERDIAAGGESHRMRLAEIEAELGMLVSQFAQNPATDEECREVEERYKEEPDEVTVDLPRLREELARLSNVNLNAEADREELSQREQFLRAQLDDLAKARETLLQSIAEIEQLTQAQFNETFELVAAAFTEMYARLIGGGEARMWQTNPENLSETGIEISVQPPGKKLMPLAALSGGERALTAAALIFALITVRPSPFYLLDEVDAALDDANVERFSKMVRELATESQMVIVTHNKQTMELADRLYGVTMREAGISSIISAELSEDDQRAEAAIA, encoded by the coding sequence GAGCAGCAAGAGCTTGCGCTCGGGCAAGATGGAAGACGTCATCTTTGCCGGCAACGAGAAGCGCAAGCCGCTCGGCCTGGCCGAAGTGACGATTACCTTCGACAACAGCGACCGCCGGTTGGCGATCGACTTCGAGGAAGTCGAGATCGCGCGGCGCGCCTATCGCGCGGGCGAGATCGAATACTACATCAACCGCAATCAGGTGCGCTTGCGCGACGTGCTCGATCTGCTGATGGGGACGGGCCTGGGGCCGGGCAGCTATTCGATTGTCTCGCAAGGTCAGATCGACGCGATTCTCACGAGCAAGCCGACGGACCGCCGCGCACTCTTTGAAGAGACTGCCGGCATCGCCAAGTTCCTGGCGCGGAAGAACGAGTCGCTGCGCCGCTTGGAGCAGACCGAGGCGAACGCGATCCGCATCAACGACTTGATCGTCGAGTTGGAACGCCGCATCCCCGAACTCGACACGCAGGTGCGCCGGGCTAGACGCTACCGTAAGCTCAACACGCGGGTGCGCGATCTCGAGATTCTTTCGTACATTCGTGCCAGCGCGTCACGCCGCGGCGAACGCGAGACGCTCAAGGCCGAGCTCAGCCGCAACGAGGAGCTGCGCGGCGCGGGCGCCGCCAAAGCTGCGACGCTGGGCGCGCAACTCGCGCAAGCTCGTACCGACGCGTACCGCCAAGAGCTCGCGCTGGAAGAGCTGCGCACGAAGACGCAGACGGTACGCGCCGACCTTGCGCGGCTCGAAGCTGAATACGCCGCATCGCAAGCGCGCCGCGAAGCACTGGAAGCGCAAGATACGCAGACCTCTCAAGACGCGGAGCGCGTTCGCCAGGAGCGCGAAACGCTGGAAGCGACGATCGCAAGCCTCGAGGCGCGTTTGGGCCCGCTGCAGGCAGAGCTCGAAGCCGCGCGCGACGGCGAGCTGGCTGCGCAGGCCGCACTCTCGCACGCGCGCGGCGAACTCGACGCGATCTTCACGCAGCTGCGCGAAGTGGAAGCCGCGGCTTCGCTGTCGGCGGCACGCAAAGCCGAACGCCGCGTGCAGTATCAAAACGCGCGCACGGAGAGCGAGCGGTTCGAGAACGATCTGCGCACCGCGAATGATGCGGCCGAACGTCTGCAGATTGCAGCCGGCGGCGCAACACACCGGTACGGCGAGCGCGAAGCGCAGCTCAACGCGCTCGAGACGCAGCTGCTCGACGCGCGCGGCCGCATCGAAGATGCCGAAAAGTTGGCGTCCGCCGCGCAAAGTGATCTTGCGCAAGCGCAAACCGCGCACCGCGAATACTCGAGCGAAGTCGCCGCTGCGCAGTCGCGTCTGCACACGATCGAAGAACTCGAAAACGCGATGGAAGGCCACGTGCCCGGAACGCGCGCCGTCGTCGAGGCGTGGCAGCGCGGCGAACTGCGCGGCATCGAGGGCATCGTCAGCAACCTGATCGAGATCGACGAGCAGTACGCGCGCGCGATGGACGTCGCATTCGGCGTCCGCCTCTCGAACATCGTCACGCAAACTTCGGAAGACGCCGAACGCGCCATCGATTTCTTGAACGTGAAAGAAGTCGGCCGGGCGACGTTCTTGCCGCTCGACACGCTGAAGAACCGTACCGGCAAGGAACTGACCGCCGAGCTGCGCGGCATGAAAGGCATCATCGGCTACGCGCACACGCTAGTACGGACCGCGCCGCAGTATGAAAGCATCGTGCGCTTTTTGGTGGGCAGCGTACTGCTGGTGGATACCTTGCAAACCGGTATCGATCTCGTGCGCAATCGCGGATTCCGCGAAACCATCGTCACGTTGTCGGGCGAACAGATTGCCGGCGGCGGCGCGATCACCGGCGGCCGTTACAAGCGCGAGCGCTCGATTCTTTCGCGGCGCGCACAGGCGCAGACGCTGCGCGAGCGCCTGACGGAGATGCGCACGCATCTGCAGCAACTGGAATCGCAGCTCGAGCGCAATGCCAACGAGTCGGTCAAAGCGATCGAGGCGCGCGACGCGGCCAGAGCGTTCTTTACGCGCACGGAGCTGAGCCTGGCCGAGGTGCGAGGCGAGATGGCGACGGCGGCCGCCGAAGCCGAACGCATGCAGCAAGACTTTGCCGCATCGCAGGCGCGCATTGCGGAGCTGCAAGCTGCGGCTGAAAGTGCGCGCGCTCGCGAGCTTGAATTCGAGAAACTTCCGGAAGAGGCCGACGACGCCGACCGTGCGCGTCTGGAGACGCTCTTGCGTGAAGCGCGCGAACGGATCGCGCAAGCGGAAGCCGCGCAAGCCGAAGCGACGCGCGTCGCGGGCGAATTGCGCGAGCGGCAAGCTGCGCTGGGCGCGGAGGATCATGCCGCGAGAGCGCGCTTTGGATTGATCGACGCCGACGTCGAACGTGCACGCGCGGCCCGCGAGCAGATGCACGCCGACATCGCGCATTTGAACGCACAGGTGCAGACCGGCGCGGCGCAACTGGAGACGCTGCGGGTAGCAGTCGCGGAAACCGATGCAAACTTTGAGGCGGCACGCCGCGAGCGCGAAACGCTCTCGGATCGCGTGACGCAACTCGAGTCGGACGTGCGCACTGCGGAACTCGAAGAGCGCGATATCGCCGCGGGCGGCGAGAGTCACCGAATGCGTCTCGCCGAGATCGAAGCCGAGCTCGGTATGCTCGTCTCGCAGTTCGCGCAGAACCCGGCCACCGACGAAGAGTGCCGCGAAGTCGAAGAACGGTATAAGGAAGAACCCGACGAGGTGACCGTCGATCTTCCGCGCCTGCGCGAAGAGCTGGCGCGCCTCTCGAACGTCAACCTCAATGCCGAGGCGGATCGCGAAGAGCTCTCGCAGCGCGAACAGTTCTTGCGGGCGCAGCTCGACGATCTGGCCAAGGCGCGCGAGACGCTGCTGCAGTCGATCGCCGAGATCGAACAGCTGACGCAAGCGCAGTTCAATGAAACCTTCGAACTGGTCGCAGCGGCGTTTACGGAGATGTACGCGCGCTTGATTGGCGGCGGCGAAGCGCGCATGTGGCAAACCAATCCGGAGAATCTCTCCGAAACCGGCATCGAAATTTCCGTGCAGCCACCGGGCAAGAAGCTGATGCCGCTGGCGGCGCTCTCCGGCGGCGAGCGCGCGCTCACCGCGGCCGCGCTCATCTTTGCGCTGATTACCGTTCGTCCGTCGCCGTTCTACCTGCTCGACGAAGTCGACGCCGCGCTGGACGACGCCAACGTCGAGCGTTTCTCCAAGATGGTGCGCGAGCTGGCCACCGAGTCGCAGATGGTGATCGTGACGCACAACAAACAGACGATGGAACTCGCCGACCGCCTGTACGGCGTAACGATGCGCGAAGCGGGAATCAGCTCGATCATTTCCGCGGAGCTGAGCGAAGACGACCAGCGGGCGGAGGCCGCCATTGCCTGA
- the purH gene encoding bifunctional phosphoribosylaminoimidazolecarboxamide formyltransferase/IMP cyclohydrolase, giving the protein MPEAALFSLTDKAGAPELAKALVARGCAIYATSGTREVLAASGIPSHDVEEVTGFPALFGGLIKTLHPKLLGGILFDRDDAGHRAQALQYGIHPFSVVAVNLYPFEAIDIGGVALLRAAAKNYRHVTVLSDPSQYGAFLEALDRGGPSEAERKQLAVRAFERASEYDVAIARHLAEGEKDAEELPGALTVAMPLSQQLRYGENPQLRAAFYLGNSRLVPEQLHGKALSYNNLLDLDATLRLLSRAALGAEFGSQRERFVRTAIVKHTVPCGVAQRSTVQKAIGEALQADPISAYGGILATDGAIDLPAAQALAPFFLEIVAAPDFAPDALQMLQKKKNLRIMRYDPHLPDELQRGLQLRSALGGVLAEEEDPAFDAESWRVVSSRQPLKQEWHDLALAWDVVRHVKSNGVAIVSDGVTRGICAGQTNRVSAVEIAGLRAGKLAKGAACASDGFFPFPDGLEAAAAAGCTAVIAPSGSVRDNEVVATADKLKVSLVFSSHRYFLH; this is encoded by the coding sequence TTGCCTGAAGCCGCGCTCTTTTCGCTTACCGATAAAGCCGGAGCGCCCGAACTAGCCAAAGCGCTTGTCGCGCGCGGCTGCGCGATCTACGCCACGAGCGGAACGCGCGAAGTCCTGGCCGCAAGCGGAATTCCGTCGCACGACGTCGAGGAGGTCACCGGCTTTCCGGCGCTTTTCGGCGGTCTCATCAAAACGCTGCATCCCAAACTGCTCGGCGGCATTCTTTTCGATCGCGACGACGCCGGCCACCGCGCGCAGGCGCTGCAGTACGGGATTCACCCGTTTTCCGTCGTCGCGGTCAATCTTTATCCGTTCGAAGCAATTGACATCGGCGGCGTCGCACTATTGCGCGCGGCCGCAAAAAATTACCGGCACGTTACCGTGCTCAGCGATCCGTCGCAGTACGGCGCGTTCTTGGAAGCGCTGGATCGCGGAGGCCCAAGCGAAGCCGAGCGCAAGCAGCTCGCCGTTCGTGCCTTCGAGCGTGCCTCAGAGTATGACGTCGCGATCGCCCGCCATCTTGCGGAAGGCGAGAAGGACGCCGAGGAATTGCCCGGAGCGTTGACCGTCGCCATGCCGCTCTCGCAGCAGTTGCGCTACGGAGAGAACCCGCAGCTTCGCGCGGCGTTTTATCTGGGCAACTCGCGTCTGGTTCCGGAGCAGCTGCACGGCAAGGCGCTGAGTTACAATAACTTGCTCGACCTCGACGCGACGCTGCGCCTGCTTTCCCGAGCGGCGCTCGGCGCCGAGTTTGGCTCGCAGCGCGAGCGCTTCGTGCGCACGGCGATCGTCAAACACACGGTGCCGTGCGGCGTCGCGCAACGTTCGACGGTGCAAAAGGCCATCGGTGAGGCGCTGCAAGCCGATCCGATCTCCGCTTACGGCGGCATCTTGGCAACGGACGGCGCGATCGATCTGCCGGCGGCGCAAGCGCTGGCGCCGTTTTTCCTTGAGATCGTGGCCGCGCCGGATTTCGCACCCGATGCACTGCAGATGCTGCAGAAAAAAAAGAATCTACGGATCATGCGCTACGATCCGCATCTGCCGGACGAATTGCAGCGCGGCCTGCAGCTGCGCAGCGCGCTTGGCGGCGTGCTCGCGGAGGAAGAGGATCCGGCATTCGATGCCGAGTCGTGGCGCGTCGTGAGTTCGCGCCAGCCGCTCAAACAGGAATGGCACGATTTGGCGCTGGCGTGGGACGTCGTGCGCCACGTAAAGAGCAACGGCGTCGCGATCGTCAGCGACGGCGTGACGCGCGGAATCTGCGCGGGTCAAACCAATCGCGTGAGCGCAGTGGAGATCGCCGGCCTGCGGGCAGGCAAACTCGCCAAGGGCGCCGCCTGCGCGAGCGATGGATTCTTTCCATTCCCCGATGGACTGGAGGCGGCCGCCGCCGCCGGGTGTACTGCGGTGATTGCACCAAGCGGCTCGGTGCGCGATAACGAGGTGGTCGCGACGGCCGACAAGCTCAAGGTCTCATTGGTGTTTTCAAGCCACCGGTACTTTTTGCACTAG
- a CDS encoding VOC family protein — MSRYLHTSIFVNDMKESIDFYTQKLGLKLLEGPLHYPGNADMAFVGRDWNAYIELVYDLEDHPPYVVGNRYEHLAIEVDGELGPFVARLKEQGVKIIKDVKTTPSGKGSLAFVEDPNGIPVELLEPRVRT; from the coding sequence ATGTCACGCTACCTGCATACGTCGATCTTCGTCAACGACATGAAAGAGTCGATCGATTTCTACACGCAAAAGCTCGGACTCAAGCTGCTCGAAGGGCCGCTGCACTATCCGGGAAACGCCGACATGGCGTTCGTCGGCCGCGATTGGAACGCGTACATCGAGCTCGTCTACGATTTGGAAGATCATCCGCCGTACGTTGTGGGCAACCGGTACGAGCATCTCGCGATTGAAGTGGACGGCGAGCTTGGGCCCTTTGTGGCGCGGCTGAAAGAGCAGGGCGTCAAGATCATCAAAGACGTGAAGACGACGCCGAGCGGCAAAGGCTCGCTGGCCTTCGTTGAAGATCCTAACGGCATTCCGGTCGAGCTGCTCGAACCGCGCGTTCGGACTTAA
- the hisS gene encoding histidine--tRNA ligase: MPSKLAAPRGTQDLIPPQSGRWQELEARIHALARSYGYGEIRTPIFESTELFVRGVGETSDIVEKEMYTFLDKSERSMTLRPEWTAPVVRAALQHGLFAQGAQRLYYMGPIFRYERPQAGRYRQSHQFGIECTGFSEPEADAEVISLGWDLLQTYAIKGVTLHLNSIGDEKCRPQYRDALRAHFGPHLEKLSTDSQRRLERNPLRVLDSKAPEDQPFVENAPQFESFLCADCRTHFESVKRILDASGVPYTVDPKIVRGLDYYTRTVFEFVSDVLGAQNTICAGGRYDGLVGSLGGPEVPAVGFALGMERFLTVVAIGSDEEARREGVQAIAIGPQALEALLPLVAGLRRKGGGPVFIDYGDRKLLPQLKIADRNNARYALILGEKELAEKTIVLRDLVTRADRTLPFGKDTLEALGEMRE, from the coding sequence ATGCCCTCCAAGCTCGCTGCGCCTCGCGGCACGCAAGACCTCATTCCGCCGCAGTCGGGGCGCTGGCAAGAGCTGGAAGCACGCATTCACGCGCTAGCACGGAGCTACGGTTACGGCGAAATTCGCACGCCGATCTTCGAATCCACCGAACTTTTCGTGCGCGGCGTCGGCGAGACGAGCGACATCGTCGAAAAAGAGATGTACACGTTCCTCGACAAGAGCGAGCGGAGCATGACGCTGCGTCCCGAGTGGACCGCGCCGGTCGTGCGCGCCGCGCTTCAGCACGGACTTTTCGCGCAGGGCGCGCAGCGCCTCTACTATATGGGACCGATCTTCCGCTACGAGCGGCCGCAAGCGGGACGCTATCGCCAATCGCACCAGTTCGGCATCGAGTGCACTGGGTTCAGCGAGCCGGAGGCGGACGCCGAAGTTATTTCTTTGGGTTGGGACTTGCTGCAAACGTACGCTATCAAGGGGGTGACGCTGCATCTCAACTCGATCGGCGACGAAAAATGCCGCCCGCAATATCGCGATGCGTTGCGCGCTCACTTCGGCCCGCATCTCGAGAAACTCAGCACCGATTCGCAGCGCCGCTTAGAGCGCAATCCGCTGCGCGTACTCGACAGCAAGGCGCCCGAAGATCAACCTTTTGTGGAAAACGCGCCGCAGTTCGAAAGTTTTTTGTGTGCCGATTGCCGCACGCACTTCGAGAGCGTCAAACGCATTCTCGACGCGAGCGGCGTTCCGTACACGGTCGATCCGAAGATCGTGCGCGGTTTGGACTATTACACGCGGACCGTTTTTGAATTCGTTTCAGACGTGCTTGGCGCGCAAAACACGATCTGCGCCGGCGGGCGCTACGACGGCCTCGTCGGATCGCTCGGCGGCCCCGAGGTTCCGGCCGTGGGCTTCGCCTTGGGAATGGAACGCTTTCTCACGGTCGTCGCGATCGGGTCGGACGAAGAAGCGCGCCGTGAGGGTGTTCAGGCAATTGCGATTGGGCCGCAGGCGCTGGAAGCGTTGCTTCCGCTGGTGGCCGGGCTACGGCGCAAAGGCGGCGGGCCGGTCTTCATTGACTACGGCGATCGGAAGCTGTTGCCGCAACTCAAGATCGCCGATCGCAACAACGCGCGGTACGCCCTCATTTTGGGCGAGAAAGAACTGGCCGAAAAAACCATCGTTTTGCGCGACCTGGTGACGCGCGCGGACCGGACCTTGCCCTTCGGAAAAGATACTCTGGAGGCGCTCGGTGAAATGAGAGAGTGA
- the accB gene encoding acetyl-CoA carboxylase biotin carboxyl carrier protein: MDEQQTLKELLEIMHENDLDALKVKMGDAIFELVRRDPAAPAAAPAPAAPSAPGAAPQAGAPAASANVKKVTAPLVGVFYRSAAPDAESFVKEGDRVEPGQVLCILEAMKLFNEITSDYAGIVTRIVPENGELVSLGQELFWIEP; the protein is encoded by the coding sequence ATGGACGAGCAGCAGACCCTCAAAGAGCTCCTGGAGATCATGCACGAGAACGATCTCGACGCGCTCAAGGTCAAGATGGGCGACGCGATCTTCGAATTGGTCCGCCGCGACCCGGCAGCCCCCGCGGCCGCGCCGGCGCCCGCCGCGCCCAGCGCGCCCGGGGCCGCGCCGCAGGCGGGTGCGCCCGCCGCCTCTGCCAACGTGAAAAAAGTGACCGCGCCGCTGGTTGGCGTCTTCTATCGCTCCGCCGCGCCGGACGCCGAGTCATTCGTAAAGGAAGGCGACCGCGTCGAGCCCGGCCAGGTGCTCTGCATTCTGGAAGCGATGAAGCTCTTCAACGAGATCACCAGCGACTACGCCGGCATCGTAACGCGCATCGTTCCGGAGAACGGCGAGCTGGTCTCGCTCGGTCAGGAACTCTTTTGGATCGAACCGTAG
- a CDS encoding SIS domain-containing protein, producing the protein MDRTVDVRGRRGYDELIADRRGIYDAPHYRLQVEAIADVIVKALRRGNKVLWMGNGGSAAEAQHMAAELSGRFLRERPGLYSEALSVNTSALTAIGNDFGFDHVFERQIEAFVQPGDVVIGLTTSGESKNIVLAFQEAQRREAFTVAFTGNGGGKVAEIADLVLLGPDGYSAIVQEVHQTMAHIVCDLVEQRIIFET; encoded by the coding sequence TTGGATCGAACCGTAGACGTACGCGGCCGTCGCGGCTACGACGAACTGATCGCGGACCGGCGCGGAATCTACGACGCACCGCATTACCGCTTGCAAGTCGAGGCGATCGCCGATGTGATCGTCAAGGCGTTGCGGCGCGGCAACAAAGTCTTGTGGATGGGCAACGGCGGCAGCGCGGCGGAAGCGCAGCATATGGCAGCCGAACTGAGCGGCCGTTTCTTACGCGAGCGCCCTGGTCTGTACAGCGAAGCGTTGAGCGTCAACACGTCGGCGCTCACCGCGATCGGCAACGACTTCGGATTCGATCACGTCTTCGAGCGGCAGATCGAAGCGTTCGTTCAGCCGGGCGACGTGGTGATCGGCTTAACGACCAGCGGCGAGTCGAAGAACATCGTTCTCGCGTTTCAAGAGGCGCAGCGGCGCGAAGCGTTTACGGTGGCGTTTACCGGAAACGGCGGCGGAAAAGTGGCGGAGATCGCCGACCTCGTCTTGCTCGGACCTGACGGCTACTCGGCGATCGTGCAAGAAGTGCACCAAACCATGGCGCACATCGTCTGCGATCTCGTCGAGCAGCGCATCATCTTCGAAACGTAA
- the rfaE1 gene encoding D-glycero-beta-D-manno-heptose-7-phosphate kinase — MSRTQTLAPPDAHTLFDRMRERRVLVVGDVMVDEWIWGSVSRISPEAPVPVVAVSDHSFTLGGAGNVANNLCALGARVAFAGAVGADGFAHYVADLLADEGVGSEGLVTISDRPTTRKTRVVAHNQQVVRADWECTSALDAADRARLHAIVAREAAQADAVVLSDYAKGLFSRELVEAALVCPIVVADPKPQNLDLFAGVTCVAPNSHEAEEATGIAISSDASLERAGEALLKRLNCRYVVITRGEHGMSLVGKDREKLHIPSVARTVFDVSGAGDTVTAVLSLALAAGAPIEFALQLANFAAGAVVEKLGTATASPGEILALVEHGTPARDER; from the coding sequence ATGAGCCGCACGCAAACGCTCGCGCCGCCGGACGCGCACACGCTTTTCGATCGCATGCGCGAGCGGCGCGTGCTCGTCGTCGGCGACGTCATGGTCGACGAATGGATCTGGGGCAGCGTCAGCCGCATTTCGCCCGAGGCGCCGGTGCCTGTGGTTGCCGTCAGCGATCATTCGTTCACGCTCGGCGGCGCGGGCAACGTTGCGAACAACTTATGCGCGCTGGGCGCGCGCGTCGCATTTGCCGGCGCGGTGGGCGCCGACGGCTTCGCGCATTACGTCGCCGATCTGCTCGCCGACGAAGGCGTGGGCAGCGAAGGCCTGGTCACGATCTCGGATCGACCGACGACTCGCAAAACGCGGGTGGTCGCGCACAACCAGCAGGTCGTGCGCGCCGATTGGGAATGCACGTCCGCGCTGGACGCGGCCGATCGTGCGCGTTTGCACGCAATCGTGGCGCGCGAAGCGGCGCAGGCCGACGCCGTGGTGCTCAGCGATTACGCGAAGGGGCTTTTCTCGCGCGAGTTGGTTGAAGCCGCACTCGTCTGCCCGATCGTCGTCGCGGATCCGAAACCGCAGAACCTCGATCTCTTCGCGGGCGTGACGTGCGTCGCGCCAAACTCGCACGAGGCCGAAGAAGCAACCGGCATCGCGATCAGCAGCGATGCGTCGCTCGAGCGCGCGGGCGAAGCGCTTTTGAAGCGGCTGAATTGCCGGTACGTGGTGATCACGCGCGGTGAACACGGCATGTCGCTGGTCGGCAAGGACCGCGAGAAGCTGCACATCCCGTCGGTCGCGCGCACGGTCTTCGACGTCAGCGGCGCGGGCGATACGGTGACGGCCGTGCTTTCATTGGCGCTAGCCGCCGGTGCGCCGATTGAGTTTGCACTGCAGCTCGCGAATTTCGCCGCGGGCGCGGTGGTCGAAAAACTTGGAACGGCGACGGCGTCGCCCGGTGAGATCCTGGCGCTCGTCGAGCACGGCACGCCGGCGCGCGATGAACGCTGA
- the rfaE2 gene encoding D-glycero-beta-D-manno-heptose 1-phosphate adenylyltransferase has translation MNADQFSGSLLTTEAAVAWREALRKEKKRVVFTNGVFDLVHAGHVDYLAWARAQGDALIVGLNTDESVRRIKGPARPIQPFAERARVLTALRSVDAVVGFGERTPEVLIDKLRPDVHVKSAQYREEELPERDVVLQHGGVIKLAPHLEGASTTDLIARILKLYGE, from the coding sequence ATGAACGCTGACCAATTCTCCGGCTCGCTGCTGACGACCGAAGCCGCCGTCGCCTGGCGCGAAGCGCTCCGCAAGGAAAAAAAACGCGTCGTCTTCACCAACGGCGTCTTCGATCTCGTGCATGCGGGACACGTTGACTATCTGGCATGGGCGCGCGCCCAAGGCGACGCGCTGATCGTCGGATTGAACACCGACGAATCCGTGCGGCGCATCAAGGGTCCGGCTCGGCCGATTCAGCCGTTCGCGGAGCGTGCGCGCGTCTTGACGGCGTTGCGCAGCGTGGACGCCGTCGTCGGTTTCGGCGAGCGCACGCCGGAAGTGCTGATCGATAAGCTGCGTCCCGATGTGCACGTCAAGAGCGCGCAGTATCGTGAGGAAGAGCTGCCCGAGCGCGACGTGGTGCTGCAGCATGGCGGGGTGATCAAGCTCGCGCCGCATCTCGAAGGCGCCAGCACGACCGATCTAATAGCGCGCATATTAAAGTTGTACGGCGAGTGA